The Bacteroides ovatus genomic interval ATTGTAGGTAACCGGAATGAGCCGATGATTAATGATGCGACTAATTCGATCTGGACACTGATTAATCAGACAACTCCGTTCAGTAGTCCGGGTGTAATTGACGGACAACTCATAGTTACCCCCGAGGAACGTTTTGATAATAAAATAAATCTGGGCAACAGTGCTTTGCCTAAATGTTATGGAACGGGTTACTCAACTGCTATTAATAATACGATGAATCTGGACCTTCTGTTAAATCAGAAGTTGGACTTCATAACCAAAGGATTGTCGGCGGAAATAAAAGGTGCTTATAATACGAGTTATGGTTTTACCAAAAAGCGTAAAGGGCAAGTGGAACAATTTATGCCTTTCTATCAATCTTCTTTGGAAGATCCGTCACTTGGTTATGATTCGCCAGATTTCAACAAGAATATTGTTTATAAGATCAAAGGAGAAAATAAGAGCTTGCAATATGAGGAAACTTCCTCGCGGGCACGAGACTGGTATCTGGAAGCAAGCTTGAGATATAACCGTAAGTTTGGTTTTCATAATGTCGGGGGATTGTTCTTGTACAATCAGAGTAAGAAATACTATCCCGCTCAATGGGTGGGAGTACCGTCTGCTTACATCGGTTTTGTAGGCCGTCTGACGTATGATTACAAATCCCGCTATATGGCAGAAGTTAACTTCGGTTATAATGGTTCTGAGAATTTTGCTCCGGGTAAGAGATTCGGTGCGTTTCCTGCCGGTTCCATCGGTTATATCCTGTCGGAAGAGGCCTTCATGAAAAAACAGAAGGTGGTTGATTATCTGAAATTCCGTGCTTCTGTCGGCTTGGTCGGAAATGACAATCTTGGAAATAACCGCTTCTTATTCCTGCCGGATTCTTATGATGTGAATCTGAGCGGAGTAGACGGGTGGAATAACAATAAGTATGGATTCAACTTTGGTTATAACAGCAAGGCGTTAATTCTGGGTGCATTGGAGAAGCGTCTGGGCAATCCGAACGTGACTTGGGAAACTGCGCTGAAACAGAACTATGGATTGGACGTTCATTTCTTGAAGAGCCGTCTGAAAATCTCTTTGGACTATTTCCTCGAAGAACGTAAGGATATTCTCATCAATCGTAAGACAGTACCTTTATTAACGGGGTTGACTTCATCAATTCTACCTGCTGTAAATATGGGTAAAGTGAAAAACCGTGGATATGAGGTAGAAGTGAGGTGGAATGACAAGATCGGGCAGGTTCAGTATAATGTTCAGGCAAACGTTTCCTATTCAAAGAATAAGATTATTTTCCAAGACGAAGTTGAGCCTAATGAACCTTATATGTGGCGGACAGGAAATCCGGTCGGGACACTCTTCGGGTATGTGGCGGACGGTTTCTATACAGAAGCGGACTTCGGAGAGAACGGCAAACTGGTGGCAGGTCTGCCCGATCCGGGTGTGTCCGTGAAGCCGGGTGATGTGAAATACCGGGATTTGAACGGTGATGAGGAAATTACTTCCGACGACCAGACTATCATTGGAAACCCGACTCGTCCGGCTTATACATTCGGATTGAATTATGGTATCAATTACAAAGGCTTTTTCCTGACGATGAACTGGACTGGTGCTGCACAACGCTCTTTGTTGCTGGACGGAGCTTTCAGAGAACCTTTTGGTAATGGTAAAATCCGTGGTTTGATGCAGTTCCATGCAGATACGCGCTGGACACCGGAAACGGCTAATACAGCTACTACACCGCGGTTTACAGAGACAAATGCAGTCTATAATATGCGTTCCTCCTCTTTGTGGGTGCGAGACGGTTCTTATTTGAAGCTGAAGAATGTGACAATAGGATATAACTTCACAGATAAGAAGATGTTGAAGAAACTGGGTATCCAGCAGTTAGGTATAAAACTGACAGGCTATAATCTGCTGACTTTTGATAAGTTTGACATCATGGACCCTGAATGTAATCCGAATAATGCGGATTCTTACCCTATCATTAAAATATATAATTTAGGTATTAATCTAACCTTTTAATAGTGCTGACAATGAAAAACTATAAAAAATATATAGGCTGTCTTTCTCTCTCTGTATTGACACTGATAGGGTGCGAAGACCTTAAATTTGGAGAGAAATTTCTGGATAAGCCGATAAGTAACGAACAGAATATCGATTCTGTTTTTAACAAAAAGGTATATGCTGAGCAGGCACTGGCGGAAACTTATCATTCCCTGCCGGATTATCTGCCGATGCAAGGACGTCTGGGATATGGCGTTCTGGAAATGCTAACCGATCTGGGTGACTGGACGAAAAAGGGAGCGCCTAAATTCTATACAGGAACAGTGGACGGAACAAATACATATCTGGAACATCTTCCATATCGGTTGGATGTCGCCAGTGCTACGATAGGAGTAGGGCCGGTTTATGGTATTCGAAGAGCCTACATTTACATTGAGAATGTGGATAGAGTGCCGGATATGACTGCGGATGAGAAAGCGATAGGAAAAGCGGAAGCGCAAGTAATCATTGCCTATCATTATTCTCAAATGCTCCGTTATTATGGTGGTATGCCGTGGATAGACCATGCATATACGGCAGAAGATGCGATGAAATTTCCTCGTATGACAGTGGAAGAAACCGTACAGAAGATTGTTGGATTACTGGATGCGGCAGCCTCTGTACTGCCTTGGCAAGTGAATGCAGATAATGACGGACGAATGACGGCTGCTTCTGCTTTAGCGTTAAAGTCCAGGGTGCTTCAGTTTGTGGCGAGTCCTTTATTTAATGCTGAAAAACCCTATCTGGAAGGAGATGCTTCGTCTCAATTCCTTACCTGGTATGGTAACTATTCACCGGACAGGTGGCAGAAGGCGTTGGATGCCGGATTAGAATTTATGCGGGCTAATAAAAAGAACTCGGACGCTTATCAACTGGTGAATACAGGTAATCCCCGCGATGATTTTGCAGCAGGATATTTCAATCGCCATAACGGTGAAGTTTTGATTTCTTCCAGAAGATTCACCACTTATGCTACGGGAAAGCTTCCGTTTGCCCAGGTGCGTTATGGAGTTGCTTCTCCTACATTGACTTATGTCGATATGTTTCAGATGAAAGACGGAACAGAATTCGACTGGAACAATCCGGACCATAATAAATTCCCTTTCTTTGATAAGGACGGAAACCCCAGAAGAGACATCCGCTTATATGAAACGGTTGCTGTGAATGGAGATAAGTTTAAGGGCGCCCAGAAAGTGCAGATTTATGAAGGAGCCACCCAGGCGCCTTATAAAGACGGACGAATGAGTTACAATGGGGTTGCCATGAGAAAATTTATACGAAACTTCAATGACGAAGTGAATGGCAAATTTTATTCTTGTCCGTTGATCCGCCTTCCGGAGGTTTATTTGAATATGGCCGAAGCGATGAATGAATTGAATAAGGCGGAAGTCCGTGATGAGTTTGGCAATACGGCTTATGATTATCTGAATAAAACCAGACTGCGTGCAGGTATGCCTGCGATTTCGGCAACAGATGTTCCGGCTGGCAAACCGTTGCGTGAAGCGATATTACGCGAAAGAGCCATTGAATTCGGCTATGAAGAAGTACGCTATTTCGATCTGGTACGTTGGAAACGCGCAGATATATTTACCGGACAATTATCACGTCTGATTATTAAAAAAGCGGCCGGTGAGCCAAGCGGCTTTTCTTATGCCGTATCTCATGCAATGGCGGAAACGCGTCAGTATGCAAAACCTGAAAAGTGGAACGACAAGTATTTCCTGTTGCCTCTGCCTATAGATGAGATAAACAAGAAATATGGATTGATTCAGAATCCGGGTTGGTAATAATCAAATCGTTGAACAATAAGAAGAATGATTATGAATAAATCACTTTATATCGTAGCTTTCTCGTTGGCATTTGCCACTACGGGTATAGCGCAAAATAATGAAGGACAAGATAAGGTAATCGATCTGGGCACACAGACGACCACCGAATTACGGAAGACACAGGCTGTCTCTACCATTTATTCGGATGAATTAGATAAAAATGCTACCACTAGTCCTTACAATGCCATTTATGGCCTGTTGCCGGGATTGAGTGTGATGCAGAACACTAGTTGGGGCACAGATAAATCTCGTCTCAATGTGCGGGGACGCGGTTCTTTGAATGGAGATACACCTTTATTTGTAGTAGATGGTTTTGCACGCCCTCTCGAATATATCAACCTTTCGGAAATAGAATCAATATCCGTTTTGAAAGACGGTGCTGCTACTGCTCTTTGGGGAGGCAGAGGCGCCAACGGAGTGGTATTGATAACTACCAAACGCGGTATATATAACCAGAAGGATATAAAAGTAGACTACAAGTTCGGTTTAGGCTTACCTGTTAATCAGCCGGAATTTGCCGATGCTTATACCTATGCCAAAGCCCGTAATGAAGCATTGAGATATGATGGCTTGCAACCGGACATGGATGAGGCTTCTTTCCTGTCCGGAGGCAATAGCGATCTTTATCCGAATGTGGACTGGCAGAAAGAAGCGTTACGCAATCATACAACCAGTCATCAACTGGACATCACTTTCCGCGGAGGTGGCAAGCGGCTTCGTTATTTCAGTGTCCTCAATTACAAAAACGATATGGGACTGCTGAATAGCAAGTACACTGATTATACAGATCGCTATAACTCCCAGATGAAGAAATACTTCCTCAATCTTCGCATGAATCTGGATGTGGATATTACGGACGCGACAAAATTGAAATTGAGTATGCTCGGTATGCTGCGAGAGACCAAGCGTCCCACCACATCGGAAGCTACTTTGTTTGAACAGATTTTCAACACCCCGTCCGCTGCATTTCCCGTGCAGACACAGAATGGATTCTGGGGCAGTAACAATGTGCTGAAAACAAACCCGATAGCCAATCTGGCGGACGTAGGTTATTATAAACTGAATCAGCGTATGTTGCAGGCGGATTTGCGGTTGGTGCAGGATTTGTCTGTATTGACTCGCGGGTTGAGTGCGGAACTCGCTATTGCTTATGATAATAATGCAACCTATCAGGAAACAGCCAAGAAAAGTTTTATGTACCAGACCATTGAAAAAGGCACAGACGGAGAACCGATTTACACGAATTACGGAAATCCTAACGATGAACTGGAAATCAGCAACAAAGGATTGGCCAATCAATACATACATGCCAATTTTGAAGCGAAGGTCAATTATCACCGGACATGGGATAAACATGATTTTACGGCCAGTGCTATGTTTCGTCAAGAATCAATGACGTTGACAGGGGCTAATAACAGTCGTTACCGTCAATACATCATCGGAACCGCAGGTTATAATTTTGACAACCGTTATATGGTGGATATCGTAGCCAACTGTTTTGGCAGCAGCGTATTGGGGAAGAACGACAAGTATCGTGCATATCCCGCCATTTCTGCCGCCTGGATACTTTCGAACGAGAATTTCATGAAAGAAATTTCCGCTTTTGATTATCTGAAACTTCGTGCTTCTTACGGACGCTCCGGATATGATATTTATGATTATGACATGGATAAGCAATATTGGATAGGAAGCGGTGCTTACTATTTTCAGGCCGGAAATACTTCTGCCGGAAGTAGCCTGAAGGAAGGAGTGTTGGCAATGGAACAACTGGATCTGGAAGTTGCGGATAAATATAATATCGGTTTGGATATGAGCCTGTTCAAGGGACTGACTTTTTCTATTGACGGTTTTTATGACAAGCGCACTAATATCCTGATTGACGGAAGTGGGCTGATCTCATCGGCAATCGGGGTTACTATTCCGCAGATGAATGCAGGAAAAGTGGAAACAAAAGGAACGGAACTCTCTGCCATGTGGAAAAAGGAATACAAGGACTTCAACTATTATATCGGAGCCAACTTCTCCTATGCCAAAAGTAAAGTCGTAGAAAATGGTGAGGGATATCAGCCGTATGGCTATTTGTCTAAAAAAGGTTACCCTGTCGGGCAGTGTTTTGGCTGGGAGGCTATCGGTTATTTCAGAGATGAGGCGGACATAAAGAGCAGTCCTGTGCAGAAATTCTCGGAAGTACGTCCGGGTGATGTCAAGTACAGAGATCTGAATGGCGATAACGTGATTGACAACAATGACCAGAAGGCGATAGGATATTCCACTGCCATACCGGAGATTTATTATGGCATTAATTTGGGATTTGAATATAAAGGTTTCGGCGTGGATGCTCTGTTTCAAGGAGTAGCCCATTATAGTGTGATGTTGAACACTGCCAGCGTATACTGGCCGTTGAGAAACAACACGAATATTTCCAGCTGGTATCTGAACGACAGAATCCGCTGGACGGAAGAAACGAAAGATATCGCAAATGTCCCCCGCCTGACTACGCTGGATAATGCCAATAACTTCAGAAACAGTACACAGTGGTTGGAGAACGGTAGCTATTTCAAACTTCGTAACCTGAATGTCTACTATAACCTTCCTTCCTCTTGGGCGAAGAAAGTGAAAATGGAAAAGATTCAGGTATATGCGAGAGCTAACAATCTTTTTTCGCTCGATCATGTGAAGTATATGAACAGTGAAGATCTGAAAATCAATTATCCGGATATGACTTCCGTTTATTTCGGGTTGAATATTAACTTCTAAAATGTGAAATGACCATGAGAAAATATATCCTTTTATATACAGGTTTGCTATTATCCGTATCGGGGTGTAGCTTGCTCGAATTGGACGAATCGACAGGCTTGGACAGGGAAGAGGCCTATTCCTACTTTAGCAATGTGAAAGGTTTGGCTACCTACGTTTATAGCCAGTTGCCCGGAGATCTCGGAGTGCTCGACGGGGCTTTGAGGGAGTCTGCAACGGATAATTCTGTTTATGTCTGGAGTGATAATAGTGTTCACGACTTTTATAACAATGCCTGGAGTCCCAACAATGCAGTCGATAATATGTGGTCGAAGTGCTATGGAGCTATCCGTTCCGTCAATTCATTTCTTGAAAACTATTCACAGGAAAAACTGGAGCGTTTCCGCTGGAACGACACGTATGAAGAAGACATTGCCAAAGCTACCATGTATCGTGAAGAATTACGGGTGTTGCGAGCTTTTTATCTGTTCGAACTGGCTAAACGATACGGTGATATTCCACTTTTGACACGTACGTATGCTTTGGATGAAATCAACGGCGTGGAAAAGACTTCTTTCAATGAAGTGATAAAATATATCTGTGACGAATGTAGTGACGCGGCCAAAACTCTGCCTGTCAGTCATCAGGACTTTTGGGCGGAGACGGGACGTGTGACCAAAGGTACAGCGTTGGCATTGAAATCCCGTG includes:
- a CDS encoding SusC/RagA family TonB-linked outer membrane protein, with protein sequence MLMCCSLLAWAQNTVTGTVLDESNLEVIGANVKEKGTANGAITDMNGVFHLKVSNLQKAVLQISFMGYEPQEVPLNGRKQLKIILKETANELQEVTVVAYGTQKKETLTGAISAVNNEALIRSPNASVANSLAGQITGLSSVQTSGQPGQEDPKVFIRGVGSLTESASSPLILVDGIERSFYQMDPNEIESVTVLKDASATAVFGVRGANGVILVTTRRGKEGKAKISVNSSVGIQMPTRMLEMADSYTYATLRNEIITNDKPNATENDLVFNNYAVERFRLNDEPIMYPSIDWRKYLLNKTSMQTQHNLNISGGTKDIRYFISLGFLYQNGLLKQFEGVGYDNNYKYKRYNYRANLDFNVTKTTTLKIGIGGIVGNRNEPMINDATNSIWTLINQTTPFSSPGVIDGQLIVTPEERFDNKINLGNSALPKCYGTGYSTAINNTMNLDLLLNQKLDFITKGLSAEIKGAYNTSYGFTKKRKGQVEQFMPFYQSSLEDPSLGYDSPDFNKNIVYKIKGENKSLQYEETSSRARDWYLEASLRYNRKFGFHNVGGLFLYNQSKKYYPAQWVGVPSAYIGFVGRLTYDYKSRYMAEVNFGYNGSENFAPGKRFGAFPAGSIGYILSEEAFMKKQKVVDYLKFRASVGLVGNDNLGNNRFLFLPDSYDVNLSGVDGWNNNKYGFNFGYNSKALILGALEKRLGNPNVTWETALKQNYGLDVHFLKSRLKISLDYFLEERKDILINRKTVPLLTGLTSSILPAVNMGKVKNRGYEVEVRWNDKIGQVQYNVQANVSYSKNKIIFQDEVEPNEPYMWRTGNPVGTLFGYVADGFYTEADFGENGKLVAGLPDPGVSVKPGDVKYRDLNGDEEITSDDQTIIGNPTRPAYTFGLNYGINYKGFFLTMNWTGAAQRSLLLDGAFREPFGNGKIRGLMQFHADTRWTPETANTATTPRFTETNAVYNMRSSSLWVRDGSYLKLKNVTIGYNFTDKKMLKKLGIQQLGIKLTGYNLLTFDKFDIMDPECNPNNADSYPIIKIYNLGINLTF
- a CDS encoding RagB/SusD family nutrient uptake outer membrane protein, which translates into the protein MKNYKKYIGCLSLSVLTLIGCEDLKFGEKFLDKPISNEQNIDSVFNKKVYAEQALAETYHSLPDYLPMQGRLGYGVLEMLTDLGDWTKKGAPKFYTGTVDGTNTYLEHLPYRLDVASATIGVGPVYGIRRAYIYIENVDRVPDMTADEKAIGKAEAQVIIAYHYSQMLRYYGGMPWIDHAYTAEDAMKFPRMTVEETVQKIVGLLDAAASVLPWQVNADNDGRMTAASALALKSRVLQFVASPLFNAEKPYLEGDASSQFLTWYGNYSPDRWQKALDAGLEFMRANKKNSDAYQLVNTGNPRDDFAAGYFNRHNGEVLISSRRFTTYATGKLPFAQVRYGVASPTLTYVDMFQMKDGTEFDWNNPDHNKFPFFDKDGNPRRDIRLYETVAVNGDKFKGAQKVQIYEGATQAPYKDGRMSYNGVAMRKFIRNFNDEVNGKFYSCPLIRLPEVYLNMAEAMNELNKAEVRDEFGNTAYDYLNKTRLRAGMPAISATDVPAGKPLREAILRERAIEFGYEEVRYFDLVRWKRADIFTGQLSRLIIKKAAGEPSGFSYAVSHAMAETRQYAKPEKWNDKYFLLPLPIDEINKKYGLIQNPGW
- a CDS encoding SusC/RagA family TonB-linked outer membrane protein is translated as MIMNKSLYIVAFSLAFATTGIAQNNEGQDKVIDLGTQTTTELRKTQAVSTIYSDELDKNATTSPYNAIYGLLPGLSVMQNTSWGTDKSRLNVRGRGSLNGDTPLFVVDGFARPLEYINLSEIESISVLKDGAATALWGGRGANGVVLITTKRGIYNQKDIKVDYKFGLGLPVNQPEFADAYTYAKARNEALRYDGLQPDMDEASFLSGGNSDLYPNVDWQKEALRNHTTSHQLDITFRGGGKRLRYFSVLNYKNDMGLLNSKYTDYTDRYNSQMKKYFLNLRMNLDVDITDATKLKLSMLGMLRETKRPTTSEATLFEQIFNTPSAAFPVQTQNGFWGSNNVLKTNPIANLADVGYYKLNQRMLQADLRLVQDLSVLTRGLSAELAIAYDNNATYQETAKKSFMYQTIEKGTDGEPIYTNYGNPNDELEISNKGLANQYIHANFEAKVNYHRTWDKHDFTASAMFRQESMTLTGANNSRYRQYIIGTAGYNFDNRYMVDIVANCFGSSVLGKNDKYRAYPAISAAWILSNENFMKEISAFDYLKLRASYGRSGYDIYDYDMDKQYWIGSGAYYFQAGNTSAGSSLKEGVLAMEQLDLEVADKYNIGLDMSLFKGLTFSIDGFYDKRTNILIDGSGLISSAIGVTIPQMNAGKVETKGTELSAMWKKEYKDFNYYIGANFSYAKSKVVENGEGYQPYGYLSKKGYPVGQCFGWEAIGYFRDEADIKSSPVQKFSEVRPGDVKYRDLNGDNVIDNNDQKAIGYSTAIPEIYYGINLGFEYKGFGVDALFQGVAHYSVMLNTASVYWPLRNNTNISSWYLNDRIRWTEETKDIANVPRLTTLDNANNFRNSTQWLENGSYFKLRNLNVYYNLPSSWAKKVKMEKIQVYARANNLFSLDHVKYMNSEDLKINYPDMTSVYFGLNINF